The nucleotide sequence TATGGAATCTCAGCATCAAATTCATAGTGTTGCAGATGCTGAAAATTACTTATCTCGTTTGAAGAAAGTTCAGCTCAAGTTTACCCAAGAATTGGAAGGGATAAAACTAAGAGAAGATAAAGGTATTATCCCTCCTGCATTTGTTATCGAACGAGTGTTAGAAGAAATGAATAATTTTGTGGCTAAGCCTATCGAAGAAAATATTCTTTATAGCTCATTGGCAAAAAAGATGTCTGAAATTGACAATATAACGCCAGAAGAACAAACGCAGTTATTGAGTAAAGCAAAAGATAACATCAAGATGTTTGTGCATCCTGCATATCAGCAGTTAATCGACTATTTTGTAATATTAAAGCCTAAAGCGGGTAATGATGATGGCTTTTGGCGTTTACCTGATGGTGAAAAAGCCTATGCTAGCGCACTTAAATTTTATACAACAACGGACTATACACCACAATATATTCATGATGTTGGCTTAAAAGAAGTTGATCGTATTCAATCTGAGATAATGACTATTCTAGCTAAAGAAAACTATGATGTTTCGCAGGGGTTTACCGCGGCAATAGAGTTTTTAGCAGCACAAGAAAGTTTTTATTATCCTGATAGTGATGCTGGTCGCGCTGAAATATTAAAAGACTATCAAACCATTTTGGATGAGATAGACACAGGGCTAAACTCCGCATTTAGAATTCGTCCCAAAGCAGGTATGGAAGTTGCTCGTATCCCGAAATTTAAAGAAAAAACAGCACCAGGGGCTTATTACCAGCAACCAGCGATTGATGGCAGTCGACCGGGACGATTCTTTGCAAATTTATATGATATTAAAGCGACACCTAAATACTCTATGAGAACATTGGCTTACCATGAAGGCATACCTGGTCATCATTTTCAGATTGCCGTTGCAATGGAGTTAGAGGGGTTGCCATTATTCAGAATGTTCTCACCTTTTACAGCATATGTTGAAGGCTGGGCGCTTTATAGTGAATATTTAGCTTGGGAAATGGGCTTTCAAGATGATCCCTTTGATAATATTGGCCGTTTACAAGCAGAACTATTTAGAGCTGTACGTTTAGTGGTTGATACGGGGATTCATTATAAACGATGGACGCGAGAGCAGGCTATCGACTATATGAAAGTAAATACCGGTATGGCGCAATCTGATGTCGTTTCTGAGATAGAACGTTATATTGTTATGCCTGGACAGGCAACGTCTTATAAAGTCGGTATGATGAAAATTTTAGCGCTAAGAGCGAAAGCGAAAGCAGCACTAGGTGATAAATTTGATTTGCGAGATTTTCATGATGTGGTATTAAAAAATGGTGCTGTACCATTAAATATTTTGGAACGCTTCATTGAT is from Colwellia sp. Arc7-635 and encodes:
- a CDS encoding DUF885 domain-containing protein, with product MIKKIFKWLGLLLLSIIVLGGSFAVYEWYADKPMRFRSFVDREVLKVAFQSPETLTSLGFLESLGITGHNADLDDASLAKANELYAKLATVHKTMNAYDNESLSEADRLSKEIALFLLDSAKESEQYRYHNYPVNQLFGIQNGYPSFMESQHQIHSVADAENYLSRLKKVQLKFTQELEGIKLREDKGIIPPAFVIERVLEEMNNFVAKPIEENILYSSLAKKMSEIDNITPEEQTQLLSKAKDNIKMFVHPAYQQLIDYFVILKPKAGNDDGFWRLPDGEKAYASALKFYTTTDYTPQYIHDVGLKEVDRIQSEIMTILAKENYDVSQGFTAAIEFLAAQESFYYPDSDAGRAEILKDYQTILDEIDTGLNSAFRIRPKAGMEVARIPKFKEKTAPGAYYQQPAIDGSRPGRFFANLYDIKATPKYSMRTLAYHEGIPGHHFQIAVAMELEGLPLFRMFSPFTAYVEGWALYSEYLAWEMGFQDDPFDNIGRLQAELFRAVRLVVDTGIHYKRWTREQAIDYMKVNTGMAQSDVVSEIERYIVMPGQATSYKVGMMKILALRAKAKAALGDKFDLRDFHDVVLKNGAVPLNILERFIDRYIANTLAKQ